In a single window of the Trueperaceae bacterium genome:
- a CDS encoding YpdA family putative bacillithiol disulfide reductase gives MTDLIIIGAGPIGLEAAIRAKRAGLDARVLEKGGLVDAIYRYPTYMTFFTTSERLEIGDHPLVTATDKPTRKEALAYYRKVAAAEALDVAPFHEVTAVRPDGDGFALDVRDVAPGADAGVRTLRARRVMVATGYFDTPNRLDVPGEDLPHVTHAYDEAHRWFGRDVVIVGAGSSAADAALDLYRGGARVTMVHRGEAFKPSLKYWIRPNLENRVKEGSIAAHFRTTVRRIVPGAVHAERDGEALTLPADRVYLLTGYRATGDLLEGAGAKVDAATRVAELDAHYQTTVPGLYAIGSAGFGTRTSDVFIENGLVHARAAVAHAAATPVR, from the coding sequence ATGACGGACCTGATCATCATCGGCGCCGGCCCCATCGGCCTCGAGGCCGCCATCCGCGCGAAACGGGCGGGCCTCGACGCCCGCGTGCTGGAGAAGGGCGGCCTGGTCGACGCCATCTACCGCTACCCGACGTACATGACGTTCTTCACGACCAGCGAACGGCTGGAGATCGGCGACCACCCGCTCGTGACCGCGACCGACAAACCGACCCGCAAGGAGGCGCTGGCGTACTACCGCAAGGTCGCCGCCGCGGAGGCGCTCGACGTCGCGCCGTTCCACGAGGTGACCGCCGTCCGCCCCGACGGCGACGGGTTCGCCCTCGACGTGCGCGACGTCGCGCCCGGCGCGGACGCCGGCGTCCGCACCCTCCGGGCGCGCCGCGTGATGGTGGCGACCGGCTACTTCGACACCCCCAACCGGCTCGACGTGCCGGGCGAGGACCTGCCGCACGTCACGCACGCGTACGACGAAGCGCACCGCTGGTTCGGGCGCGACGTCGTGATCGTCGGGGCCGGCTCGAGCGCCGCGGACGCCGCGCTCGACCTGTACCGCGGCGGCGCGCGCGTGACGATGGTGCACCGCGGGGAGGCGTTCAAGCCCAGCCTCAAGTACTGGATCCGCCCGAACCTCGAGAACCGGGTGAAGGAGGGCTCGATCGCCGCGCACTTCCGCACCACCGTCCGCCGCATCGTGCCGGGCGCCGTGCACGCCGAACGCGACGGGGAGGCCCTCACGCTGCCCGCCGACCGGGTGTACCTGCTGACCGGCTACCGCGCGACCGGCGACCTCCTCGAGGGCGCCGGCGCGAAGGTGGACGCCGCCACCCGCGTCGCGGAGCTCGACGCGCACTACCAGACGACCGTGCCGGGCCTGTACGCGATCGGTTCGGCCGGCTTCGGGACCCGCACCAGCGACGTCTTCATCGAGAACGGGCTCGTGCACGCCCGTGCGGCGGTCGCCCACGCCGCCGCCACGCCGGTCCGCTAG